The Priestia megaterium NBRC 15308 = ATCC 14581 region TGAGTTGTGCGGAAGAAAGTTACCGATGTTTTACGGAATTTAATTACGTCATCTTCAGTAATCTCATGAAGCTGAGCTGTACGAAGCAACCCATGCTCGTCTAATTTGTTGCGAAGAAGTCCAAGGGCTAATTTCCCTGCATAAATAGGAATGTTTAATTCTCTTAATAAGTAAGGAATTCCGCCGATGTGATCTTCATGACCATGTGTAACGAAAAGGCCACGGATTTTATCTGCATTTTTTACTAAATAACTGTAGTCAGGAATAACGTAGTCAATTCCTAAAAGCTCATCTTCAGGGAATTTAATTCCTGCATCAATAAGAATAATTTCATCTTGAAACTGTACGGCATACGTGTTTTTACCGATTTCGCCTAGTCCACCCAGGGCGAAAACTGCCGTTTGATTATTTTTTACAAATTTCATTTTCATCATATCTCCAATACTTTAAAATCTTCATGCTGTTGTTCATATTCTAGATAGTCTCCAGTCACTGCTTGAACAAACTCAATATTAATTGAACGCGCTTTTAACTTTTGACGAACGTCACGCTCAGAATCTGCGTTCACATACACTGTTTTTGTATTTTCACGTACAGCTACTTCACTCATTTTTTCTTGAAAATAAACTTTAAAAATCATAACAAAAATCTCTCCTTAATTCCGAAATTCAAATAACTTATTTTATTATATTATAAAATGTGTATGTATTTCATGTATTTTCTAAAGAAACTTGCTTTCACTACATTTTAGTCATCTAAATATAACAAGTCAATTAATTATAGAATAATATTAATAGGAAACGGATACAAGACTATATTTTCCGGGCGTATAAAAATAAGGGCTATTCCATTGTACGATGCAGACACACACTCTGCAAATTTTACAACAGAAAGCCCTAAAAAAATCGATTATGCCATCGTTTTTTTACGCAATAATTCATTCCAGCGTT contains the following coding sequences:
- a CDS encoding DNA-dependent RNA polymerase subunit epsilon, with protein sequence MIFKVYFQEKMSEVAVRENTKTVYVNADSERDVRQKLKARSINIEFVQAVTGDYLEYEQQHEDFKVLEI